In the Populus trichocarpa isolate Nisqually-1 chromosome 8, P.trichocarpa_v4.1, whole genome shotgun sequence genome, TGCCAGAGCTCTAGCAGATGCAGGAAAAGACTCTGCTTCCCAGTTTTGAAACTTGATGTCGTAATCCAGCTGCCACTGCATAATTCTCGTTCTCAATTGCATTCTGGACATCTGCACTGCAAGTAAAGAAGCAGAAGCAGTCTAAACATATTCTAGTTGAGCCAGTAAACTGCAACATAAGAAATCCCACAAAAAAGGGGAACAAAAGGGAGGAGAAGCCTGAAGGAAAATGTTAAATTAGATTCATTAACACCTTTTCTACTATAATTTTTTGGATTGAGGCCAATTAGATGTAGCGTAGAAAAATGTGGGACTCACCGTAGTTGTATGATACTTGTAGCTTTATCTCGAGCTTCACTCTTTGAACACGATCCCCTCTTCGCTTCATGCTGCCTAATGACGTCCTAAGCTTCAACCTTCCAAGAAGCGAGCTCATTCAGCATGCTGCAAATTCATTTGATAACTCAATTTACCAACTAGCTTATTCTCCATTGACACTTGTATGTATCGTAGTTAGGCAAGCGAGCACAATTTCACCGCGTTAAACTATAACCCAAAAGTTGCCTACAAAGACTCGATactagagaaaaataaaaagttcctGTACAATACACGATGAATTTCAGTGAAAATTAACCACCAACGcaattgaaatcaaattattGATCATAAAAAGCCCTGTTAACGGGATCTAACCTCTGTAAGCTGGGTTCTCAGTTGTGGTGCACTGTCACACTGTTCCACATTCAAAGCAGAATGCAAATTCCATACATCAACCCAAGAAAAGCTTGTGAGCACtacaaaacaccaaaaactaGGGGACACAACAAAATGCTTCACTGTTTTATAAACATCTAAACCAAAAGACTGCCAGTAAACCTAAACTCGAGTGGCCAAATCTagctgaaaaaagaaaatcattataTCTTCATTTCGAACTCTCGCCACGTTCAGAGCTTGCGTCCACCTCCTGTGTTAAAAAGCCATCCAGCTTCAACCCTtaaatttcttcatttaaatATGTTGGGGTTACCCATAAAGTGTAACCCTTGGAACACACTGATGCAAAGGGCAATGGCTATCAATCCCAGAAACAACATGGGTTTTCCTCAATAGATTGAAAAATGCCTGCACTGCGGTATAATCGTCTGCGTTGAGGATTATGCGTGTGGAGTGTTATCCTCTGCGGGTATGCAGACACGTGTAATGATTGTGGTAAGGGCTTTATGTGGTGTGACTGagctagtttttattttcatttttgccATCTCCAAACGATTAAATCTCATATCTTCtgcttatttatatatatcaaataaaataaatacataaaattcaTATTTCTTCAAGAATTGGCTTGGACAGTATTGTTCCCGTCTCgccatcaattatttttctttctcctaaAACGATGAAGATTTATAAATATGTTGAGTGGATggtatatcattttcttttcatttgacaaaaaataaataaaaatattagccCATAAATGAGCTAGGCCCAAATGAGAAAATTTTCAGCTTCGAAACACGTCTCCATGGGCCATAGCATGATTACTAGGAAACAACTCATAAAGATCCCTCCATGGGCTGAATGTCCTTAGTTCATCTAGATTCGGAACCGGATCCTCAGTTGGAGCTTGGGCCTTAAgcttataatgtttttttctttttccctgaACAGAAGCCTGTGATCTTCGGGTTCCATCCTCTTCGCAGTGAAATTTCGATCTCGGTGTTAAAGAAAGTATGATTTGCTTTTGAATTTGTTTAAACATGtttgtatttgaaattatttttacttttttatgttgatattaaaaaatattattttaatatacttttaaataaaaaatactttaaaaaatagtagGTAAAAGAATCTCAAACATTACCGGTAACTCACCCACCTTCCACAGCAGCTTACATACATTTTATAGAGAAGCATCCAAAGATAATAAGGGACAAGCTAGCTTTTATTTCCATTGTCAAAAGCAATCATTCATTgctcaacaaataaaataaacaaatgagaTGCTATTTATACATGTTTCAACACCAGATGCAACCccgattaaaaaagaaagaaaaaccgcTACAATTTGTACAAAGGCAACATCAAATGCACCTTCGGAGGGGGGCgggaagaaaattaaagatcaCAATCTGACTTGCAAAATCACGTGATGAAACTGTATCTCTGATGATGCCTACGGTCGGTGATACACATATTTTGTTCTGGGGTCCACAATAAGACCCTTTCCTCCATTCACTTCTAAATCGTGCCTGCATACAACATCACATCAACAGTTTATACGAAACTTCGTTTGTCCACTCCATCCTTGCAACCATACACCATTATCAGGATATGCAACGATCAACACAAACAGACGGCAAGGGATATGAATTGTAGGAGAAGTAGAAAACTCAACTGGAAAACAAAGTCAGGGATGGTCAGCTGCTCACGAGGTACATATCTGAACAGCTGCACGAGCCGATCGACGTACACCACTTTCTTCCAGGTCTAAGTGTCAAATTCAAGCAGTAAACTTGCAAAATAGATTCAGATTTCAATtgacaaaaactcaaaataaaaatacataccaCTTTATCAACAAATACTTGCAAAGCGAAAATTGTGGCCTTCAGGTGAAAATTTGGGTGAAGAACATATATCGCCTACAAAGTAGATGAGGGGGTCAGatctaagaaaacaaatatatgcATTTACAGAGGTGAACATATATTGCATACATGCAGATTTCGCTGGTGTTTCCGAGTGAGTATTTGCTGTAACCTTCGTATCCATCCCAAGTCTGGTTGACTGTTTATCAAAGAGGCAGGCACGTATAAAATGAGGAAAGCTGGCAGTTTCAGAAGGATgaacttcaaaaagaaaatttataaacCAGCCCAGACAAACAACACCATTCCCataaacttgaaaacaaaataacaggTGGAATAACAAAGCTCCGGTCAATAACCCATTTGTACGAAGAACAAATATCAAGAGTCATATGATTATCCTATGATAGAGAAAATTCTGATCAAATTCTCCATAAAGGTACCAGTATGTGGCCAAGACAAGGATGGTGGGCAATTCCCACAATGCAAGTAGAAACTCAAATAAAGAACTTGAAAATTCCTGATCTATCCAAATCCTAATTGAAAATTCCTGAGCTTTATGAATCCAAATTCCTGATTCCAAGAATATAATTCTGATCAAATTCTCCATAAAGGTATAAAGGTACCTCTTTATGAGCACATGTCTGGTGACAAACAATCACCATAATCagggaaaagggaaaaaaaaaagccaaaggTAATCCCACATTTAGCAaatgaggaagaaaaaaaaatcagcattgAGCAGATATATCATTGACAAATGTTTCAATTCTCCCACTTGAGCAACAAATCATCTATTGTAAAGACAAAATTTCAAGCAAACGTAAGTGTAGTTTAGAAAGTCAGCCATGCAATACTTACACTTGCAAAGAGGCTGCAGAGTGGAAATACACAATCGTATAAGGCTTCTGTATCAAGGGCTCAAATTCCTGAAATTTAACAATCCAGATAATGTTAGGCTAAATCAACAGCAAAGTCAAGAAAATTATAACAGGATAAGAATAAGGATATCTGAAGACAGCATTGTCCAAGATCAAGAAGCTGATAAGTGAGAATAATAAAGCTAGAAAATGAACTACCTTTACCACATGAAGCACAAATCTCTCTAGATCAAGACATCGCAGCAAAAAATGCGCTCCCACTACCACCATCACAGGACGGCCCTCGCTGTCTACCCCACCACGGTAACTAAAGTAGCAAGAAAAGatctaaattcaattatatgcaATCTGAGATCATAAACACTAAGCATTAATGAAAGTGATAGATGCTGTACAATGAAGGAAATGCAATTCATGCAAAAGGTTATGTAGCCAGGTGGACTAATTCATAATGAGAAGATCTGAATGTAGAGGCTGCAAAAAGATAATTCAGAGCCACAACCAATGAACATTACACCAATCGCGTTGATTCAACAGGAATCAAATTAGGCAATGCAAAGTTTgcctttaaaagaaaaggaattaaaatcTAAAGTGCATGCAAATGAAGATGTACAGATGCTTACACAATTTTCATCTCTGCTATTTCAGAAAGATTAAGAGAATTTGCTTTGGCTAGGTATCTTGAATGAAGAGAATATTCTTCAGCGGCTGACAATGTAGGGCCTCCAAGATCACCGAATCCAAATATTTTGGCACAATTCCATCCACTCTGTGCTTGAGCAGTCTTTTCCCATTGCTCCTTGCGTCTCTGATCTGGATCCTTAATTACGGACATGAAGGCAGGATCCAAATACGAATCCAAGTACGATGAGTTCCTGTAAAATGGAACGATTGATTAGACGAGCATGTGTGTGAGTGTCATATTCAAAGAACCACTGTATGAGATTAACACTTCAAGAAAGAGCATATTCTTTTTGAGAAAATCCTGAGCATTAGCCATTGTACTGTTCATTCCATTtaaacacatattaaaaattaaaaatagtaagaAATAAAGTGTAGTGATCTAAACTGAAAAGTGACCAtcttaaacaagaaaaatgaaaacaaaacagaaaagaatGTTTAATTTGTATTGCAATTAAGTCAACTAACCTTCGTACCAAGCCAACATCAATGACAGGAAGGTCCGCTAGAGGTTGGGAAGGTCTCGGAATATTTTTCTTAGGCAAAGGCTTTATTCTGATTTTGCGCTCATCTATTATTGTCTCGCCATTCTCATCCCCAACATCAGCAGGAAGTTTTGAGATGGCCACCTCCTCTTCATGTTTTTCTCGAGGAAAGTACAGTGGAAGCAATCTACATTGGAAAATGGTAAAAGGAACAATGACCACAGTTGATAGAATTCTTACAAAATAGTGGttacataagaaaaatataacaaatgtGACATGTCTCAACTGAGGCAtcgttattttatttaaagaaatgaCAAAATGTGCATCTTGCCCTAACTAGTTTGGGCTATGGCTCAAATTCAGTTGGGTTGTAGCCATTTGTGCATCTCTAAGGTAACAGAAAGGAACATAAATATAGAAGCACCTTTTATATATTTCAGTATCAGTTGATGTGGTGG is a window encoding:
- the LOC112328313 gene encoding uncharacterized protein LOC112328313; its protein translation is MSSLLGRLKLRTSLGSMKRRGDRVQRVKLEIKLQVSYNYVQMSRMQLRTRIMQWQLDYDIKFQNWEAESFPASARALAYENAQYAFCLGQKVRHKIFEKESVEMRLCNGSTSLELNVIILDSVNEFYSRSRIESLT
- the LOC7498203 gene encoding uncharacterized protein LOC7498203 isoform X1, producing the protein MYQRVPAAVTTRGGSPTDNGDSVVTLDQVPRWSDAESRSSFGYDNEDPSFTNPFFPDPLTSPSEGESSSCGMVSRFPVDHEINSKIYLWRGNPWNLEVDAVVNSTNELLDEAHSSPGLHAAAGPGLAEECTTLGGCRTGMAKVTNAYDLPARRVIHTVGPKYAMKYHTAAENALSHCYRSCLELLIENGLQSIAMGCIYTESKNYPREPAAHVAIRTVRRFLEKQKNKITAVVFCTTTSTDTEIYKRLLPLYFPREKHEEEVAISKLPADVGDENGETIIDERKIRIKPLPKKNIPRPSQPLADLPVIDVGLVRRNSSYLDSYLDPAFMSVIKDPDQRRKEQWEKTAQAQSGWNCAKIFGFGDLGGPTLSAAEEYSLHSRYLAKANSLNLSEIAEMKIVYRGGVDSEGRPVMVVVGAHFLLRCLDLERFVLHVVKEFEPLIQKPYTIVYFHSAASLQVQPDLGWIRRLQQILTRKHQRNLHAIYVLHPNFHLKATIFALQVFVDKVTWKKVVYVDRLVQLFRYVPREQLTIPDFVFQHDLEVNGGKGLIVDPRTKYVYHRP
- the LOC7498203 gene encoding uncharacterized protein LOC7498203 isoform X2, whose translation is MYQRVPAAVTTRGGSPTDNGDSVVTLDQVPRWSDAESRSSFGYDNEDPSFTNPFFPDPLTSPSEGESSSCGMVSRFPVDHEINSKIYLWRGNPWNLEVDAVVNSTNELLDEAHSSPGLHAAAGPGLAEECTTLGGCRTGMAKVTNAYDLPARRVIHTVGPKYAMKYHTAAENALSHCYRSCLELLIENGLQSIAMGCIYTESKNYPREPAAHVAIRTVRRFLEKQKNKITAVVFCTTTSTDTEIYKRLLPLYFPREKHEEEVAISKLPADVGDENGETIIDERKIRIKPLPKKNIPRPSQPLADLPVIDVGLVRRNSSYLDSYLDPAFMSVIKDPDQRRKEQWEKTAQAQSGWNCAKIFGFGDLGGPTLSAAEEYSLHSRYLAKANSLNLSEIAEMKIVYRGGVDSEGRPVMVVVGAHFLLRCLDLERFVLHVVKEFEPLIQKPYTIVYFHSAASLQVQPDLGWIRRLQQILTRKHQRNLHAIYVLHPNFHLKATIFALQVFVDKVKVVYVDRLVQLFRYVPREQLTIPDFVFQHDLEVNGGKGLIVDPRTKYVYHRP